A single Pantoea rwandensis DNA region contains:
- the lpxD gene encoding UDP-3-O-(3-hydroxymyristoyl)glucosamine N-acyltransferase yields MSSIRLADLAQQLDAELHGDGDIVISGIASMQSATTGQITFLANSRYREQLAHIQASAVVLTEADLEWCKTAALVVKNPYLTYARMAQLLDTTPQPAQNIAPSAVIDPTATLGKNVSVGANAVIESGVELGDDVVIGAGCFVGKQTRIGRGSRLWANVTIYHEIEIGQDCLIQSGTVIGADGFGYANDRGNWVKIPQLGTVVIGDRVEIGACTTIDRGALDNTLIGNGVIIDNQCQIAHNVVIGDNTAVAGGVIMAGSLKIGRYCMIGGASVINGHMEICDKVTVTGMGMVMRPITEPGVYSSGIPLQPNKTWRKTAALVMNIDEISKRLKAIERKVGKDD; encoded by the coding sequence ATGTCATCAATTCGACTGGCTGATTTAGCCCAGCAGTTGGATGCAGAATTGCACGGAGATGGCGATATCGTCATCTCCGGCATTGCTTCTATGCAATCCGCCACCACTGGTCAAATCACTTTTCTTGCAAACAGCCGCTACCGCGAGCAGCTCGCTCATATCCAGGCTTCAGCCGTGGTGCTGACGGAAGCGGATCTGGAGTGGTGTAAAACCGCAGCCCTGGTGGTGAAAAATCCTTACCTAACGTACGCTCGCATGGCACAACTGCTGGACACAACGCCGCAGCCCGCGCAGAATATCGCGCCCAGTGCGGTGATCGATCCGACAGCGACGCTGGGCAAGAACGTTTCGGTGGGCGCGAATGCGGTGATCGAGTCTGGCGTTGAGCTGGGCGACGACGTCGTGATTGGCGCAGGATGTTTTGTGGGTAAGCAGACGCGTATCGGTCGCGGCTCACGTTTGTGGGCTAACGTTACGATTTACCATGAGATCGAGATTGGTCAGGATTGTCTGATTCAGTCGGGTACCGTGATCGGTGCCGATGGTTTCGGGTATGCTAACGACCGTGGCAATTGGGTGAAAATCCCTCAGCTGGGTACTGTCGTGATTGGGGATCGGGTAGAAATTGGTGCCTGTACCACTATCGATCGCGGTGCACTGGATAACACTCTGATCGGCAATGGTGTTATCATAGACAATCAGTGTCAGATTGCGCACAACGTTGTGATTGGAGATAACACGGCCGTTGCGGGCGGTGTGATCATGGCGGGTAGTCTGAAGATTGGACGTTATTGTATGATTGGCGGCGCCAGCGTCATTAACGGCCATATGGAAATCTGTGACAAAGTGACCGTAACGGGCATGGGCATGGTAATGCGCCCCATCACAGAGCCGGGGGTATACTCATCGGGTATCCCACTGCAACCCAACAAAACCTGGCGTAAAACGGCAGCGCTGGTGATGAATATCGATGAAATAAGCAAACGCTTAAAAGCCATCGAACGTAAGGTCGGCAAAGACGACTAA
- the fabZ gene encoding 3-hydroxyacyl-ACP dehydratase FabZ — MTTETHTLKIEEILELLPHRYPFLLVDRVLEFEEHKYLRAVKNVSVNEPFFQGHFPGKPIFPGVLILEAMAQATGILAFKSVGKLEPGELYYFAGIDEARFKRPVVPGDQMIMEVTFEKTRRGLTRFKGVATVDGKIVCEATMMCARSREA, encoded by the coding sequence TTGACAACTGAAACGCATACTCTGAAAATCGAAGAGATTTTAGAACTGCTGCCGCACCGCTATCCGTTCTTGCTGGTTGACCGCGTGCTGGAATTTGAAGAGCATAAATATCTGCGTGCGGTGAAGAACGTTTCTGTTAATGAACCGTTTTTCCAGGGACACTTCCCTGGTAAGCCGATTTTCCCAGGCGTTCTGATTCTGGAAGCAATGGCGCAGGCAACCGGTATTCTGGCGTTCAAAAGCGTTGGAAAACTGGAACCCGGCGAGCTGTATTACTTCGCCGGTATCGACGAAGCCCGCTTCAAACGTCCAGTGGTACCGGGCGATCAGATGATTATGGAAGTCACCTTCGAGAAAACTCGTCGTGGTCTGACGCGCTTCAAAGGCGTGGCAACGGTAGACGGCAAGATTGTCTGTGAAGCGACCATGATGTGTGCCCGTAGCCGGGAGGCATAA
- the dnaE gene encoding DNA polymerase III subunit alpha, with product MAEPRFIHLRVHSDYSMVDGLAKTKPLVKKAAALGMPAIAITDYINLCGLVRFYGSAHDAGIKPIIGADFHVASELMGDELTQLTVLAANNTGYQNLTLLISRAYQRGYGIAGPIIDRDWLVELGEGIILLSGGRKGDVGRSLLRGNSALVSQCLSFYQEHFPNRYYLELTRTGRADEEAYLHAAVELAIAEGVPVVATNEVCFLNEEDFDAHEIRVAIHDGFTLDDPKRPRHYSPQQYMRSEEEMCELFSDIPEALENSVEIAKRCNVTVRLGEYFLPQFPTGEMTTEDFLVMKSREGLEERLEFLFPDDKLRAEKRPEYDERLEIELNVINQMGFPGYFLIVMEFIQWSKDNGIPVGPGRGSGAGSLVAYALKITDLDPLEFDLLFERFLNPERVSMPDFDVDFCMEKRDQVIDHVAEMYGREAVSQIITFGTMAAKAVIRDVGRVLGHPYGFVDRISKLIPPDPGMTLEKAFEAEPQLPEIYEADEEVKALIDMARKLEGVTRNAGKHAGGVVIAPTKITDFAPLYCDENGQFPVTQFDKNDVEYAGLVKFDFLGLRTLTIIDWALKMINPRRAKEGLEPIDIAAIPLDDKKSFDMLQRSETTAVFQLESRGMKDLIKRLKPDCFEDMIALVALFRPGPLQSGMVDNFIDRKHGREEISYPDIQWQHETLKPVLEPTYGIILYQEQVMQIAQVLSGYTLGGADMLRRAMGKKKPEEMAKQRSVFQDGAESMGVDGELSMKIFDLVEKFAGYGFNKSHSAAYALVSYQTLWLKAHYPAEFMAAVMTADMDNTEKVVGLVDECWRMGLKVLPPDINSGLYPFHVNDEGEIVYGIGAIKGVGEGPIEAIIEARNEGGYFKELFDLCARTDTKKINRRVMEKLIMSGAFDRLGPHRAALMSALSDALKAADQHAKAEATGQADMFGVLAEEPEQVEKSYTNITPWPEQIQLDGERETLGLYLTGHPINQYLKEIDRYVGGMRLKDMHPTDRGKVTIAAGLVIAARVMVTKRGNRIGICTLDDRSGRLEVMLFTDALDKYQQLLEKDRILIVSGQVSFDDFSGGLKMTAREVMDIDEAREKYARGLAISLTDRQIDDQLLNRLRQSLEPHRSGTIPVHLYYQRADARAKLRFGAAWRISPSDRLLNDLRSLVGSEQVELEFD from the coding sequence ATGGCTGAACCTCGTTTTATACATCTGCGCGTACACAGCGACTATTCGATGGTCGATGGCCTGGCGAAAACTAAGCCATTGGTCAAGAAGGCGGCTGCGCTTGGTATGCCGGCGATTGCGATTACCGATTACATCAATCTTTGCGGGTTGGTGCGTTTTTACGGCAGTGCGCACGATGCAGGCATCAAACCGATTATTGGTGCGGATTTCCATGTCGCCAGCGAATTGATGGGCGATGAGCTGACACAGCTCACGGTACTTGCCGCCAACAACACGGGCTATCAGAACCTGACGTTGTTGATTTCGCGAGCGTATCAGCGTGGGTATGGTATTGCCGGGCCAATTATTGACCGTGACTGGCTGGTCGAGCTGGGTGAAGGCATCATTCTGCTCTCCGGTGGGCGCAAGGGTGATGTTGGCCGCAGTCTACTGCGCGGCAACAGTGCGCTGGTATCGCAGTGCCTCAGTTTCTATCAGGAACACTTCCCTAATCGTTATTACCTCGAACTGACGCGGACCGGACGCGCTGATGAAGAGGCTTATCTGCATGCCGCCGTTGAGTTAGCGATTGCCGAAGGTGTGCCGGTGGTGGCCACCAACGAAGTCTGTTTCCTCAACGAAGAAGATTTTGACGCCCATGAAATTCGCGTGGCGATTCATGATGGCTTCACGCTGGACGATCCAAAACGCCCACGTCATTACAGTCCTCAGCAATATATGCGCAGCGAAGAGGAGATGTGCGAGCTGTTCTCGGACATCCCGGAAGCGCTGGAAAACAGCGTAGAGATTGCTAAGCGTTGTAACGTCACGGTACGCCTGGGTGAGTACTTCCTGCCGCAGTTCCCCACCGGTGAAATGACGACCGAAGATTTCCTCGTTATGAAATCTCGTGAAGGGTTGGAAGAGCGTCTTGAATTCCTGTTCCCGGATGACAAGCTGCGTGCGGAAAAGCGGCCAGAATATGACGAACGTCTTGAGATTGAACTTAACGTTATCAACCAGATGGGATTCCCTGGCTACTTCCTGATCGTGATGGAGTTTATCCAGTGGTCGAAGGATAACGGTATCCCGGTTGGACCCGGCCGTGGTTCGGGTGCGGGTTCATTAGTGGCGTATGCGCTTAAGATCACCGATCTCGATCCACTGGAATTTGACCTGCTGTTCGAACGCTTCCTTAACCCGGAACGTGTTTCAATGCCTGACTTCGACGTCGATTTCTGCATGGAGAAGCGCGATCAGGTGATCGATCACGTTGCCGAGATGTATGGGCGCGAAGCGGTTTCGCAGATCATCACCTTCGGTACGATGGCAGCGAAAGCGGTTATCCGCGACGTAGGACGCGTGCTCGGTCATCCGTATGGCTTTGTGGATCGTATCTCCAAGTTGATCCCGCCAGATCCCGGGATGACGCTGGAAAAAGCCTTTGAAGCGGAACCGCAGCTGCCGGAAATCTACGAGGCAGATGAAGAGGTCAAAGCGCTGATCGATATGGCGCGCAAGCTGGAAGGTGTCACGCGTAACGCCGGTAAACACGCCGGTGGGGTGGTTATCGCACCGACCAAAATCACTGATTTTGCGCCGCTTTACTGTGACGAGAATGGCCAATTCCCGGTAACCCAGTTTGATAAGAATGATGTGGAATATGCCGGCCTGGTGAAGTTTGACTTCCTCGGCTTGCGTACGCTGACCATCATCGACTGGGCGCTTAAGATGATTAACCCGCGCCGCGCCAAAGAAGGGTTGGAGCCGATTGATATCGCCGCCATCCCGCTGGATGACAAGAAAAGCTTCGATATGCTGCAACGCTCGGAAACCACAGCGGTTTTCCAGCTTGAATCACGCGGCATGAAAGATCTGATTAAGCGTCTGAAGCCAGACTGCTTTGAAGATATGATCGCACTGGTGGCACTGTTCCGTCCGGGACCGCTGCAATCGGGCATGGTTGATAACTTCATTGACCGTAAGCACGGCCGTGAAGAAATTTCGTACCCGGATATTCAGTGGCAGCACGAAACCCTGAAGCCGGTACTGGAACCGACCTACGGCATCATCCTGTATCAGGAACAGGTGATGCAGATTGCTCAGGTGCTGTCGGGTTATACCCTGGGTGGTGCGGATATGCTGCGCCGTGCAATGGGTAAAAAGAAACCCGAAGAGATGGCTAAGCAACGTTCGGTGTTCCAGGACGGTGCAGAAAGCATGGGCGTGGACGGTGAACTCTCGATGAAGATCTTCGATCTGGTAGAGAAGTTTGCGGGTTATGGCTTTAACAAGTCGCACTCGGCAGCCTATGCTTTGGTTTCTTATCAGACGCTGTGGCTGAAAGCGCACTACCCAGCAGAATTTATGGCCGCGGTAATGACCGCCGATATGGACAACACCGAGAAGGTCGTTGGCCTGGTGGATGAGTGCTGGCGCATGGGCCTGAAAGTGCTGCCGCCCGATATCAACTCCGGTCTGTATCCTTTCCACGTGAACGATGAAGGTGAAATCGTTTACGGCATTGGCGCCATTAAAGGCGTGGGTGAAGGGCCGATCGAAGCGATCATTGAAGCGCGTAATGAAGGCGGCTACTTCAAAGAGCTGTTCGATCTCTGCGCGCGTACCGACACCAAAAAGATCAACCGCCGTGTGATGGAAAAGCTGATCATGTCCGGCGCATTTGATCGCCTCGGTCCGCATCGCGCAGCCTTGATGAGCGCGCTCAGCGATGCTTTAAAAGCTGCGGATCAGCACGCAAAAGCAGAAGCCACCGGACAAGCCGACATGTTTGGCGTGCTGGCCGAAGAGCCTGAGCAGGTGGAGAAGTCATACACCAATATCACGCCATGGCCGGAACAGATTCAACTGGACGGTGAGCGTGAGACGCTGGGTTTGTATCTCACCGGCCACCCAATTAATCAGTATCTTAAAGAAATTGATCGCTACGTTGGCGGCATGCGCCTGAAGGACATGCATCCGACGGATCGTGGTAAAGTAACCATCGCGGCGGGGCTGGTGATTGCCGCTCGCGTGATGGTCACGAAACGCGGCAACCGAATTGGTATTTGTACTCTCGACGATCGCTCTGGTCGTCTGGAAGTGATGTTATTTACCGATGCGTTAGATAAATACCAGCAGTTGCTGGAGAAAGACCGTATCCTGATCGTCAGTGGACAGGTCAGCTTTGATGACTTTAGCGGTGGCCTTAAAATGACCGCTCGAGAAGTGATGGACATCGACGAAGCGCGGGAAAAATACGCGCGCGGACTTGCTATCTCGCTGACGGACAGGCAAATTGATGACCAGCTTTTAAACCGTCTCCGCCAGTCTCTGGAGCCTCATCGCTCCGGGACCATTCCGGTGCATCTCTATTATCAGAGAGCAGATGCGCGGGCGAAGCTGCGCTTTGGTGCAGCGTGGCGTATTTCGCCCAGCGATCGTTTACTCAACGATTTGCGGTCGTTAGTAGGATCGGAGCAGGTGGAACTGGAGTTTGACTAA
- the lpxB gene encoding lipid-A-disaccharide synthase has product MSVRPLTIALVAGETSGDILGAGLIRALKARHPDARFVGVAGPLMQAEGCEVWYEMEELAVMGIVEVLGRLRRLLKIRKDLTQRFTELKPDVFVGIDAPDFNITLEGSLKRAGIRTIHYVSPSVWAWRQKRVFKIGRNTNLVLAFLPFEKAFYDRFNVPCRFIGHTMADAMPLQPDKSAARRELGIAEDAICLGLLPGSRGAEVEMLSADFLRAAQLLRQRYPALEIVVPLVNAKRREQFEQIKAEVAPELPMHLLDGKGRQAMIASDAAILASGTAALECMLAKCPMVVGYRMKPFTFWLAKRLVKTPYVSLPNLLAGRELVKELLQEECQPEALAAALEPLLHAGPERDDLLNTFNELHQQIRWNADEQAADAVLEIANG; this is encoded by the coding sequence ATGTCAGTGCGTCCCTTAACGATTGCCCTGGTCGCCGGAGAAACCTCCGGCGATATTCTTGGTGCTGGTCTTATCCGTGCGCTCAAAGCGCGTCATCCCGATGCTCGCTTTGTCGGCGTTGCCGGTCCGCTGATGCAGGCCGAAGGCTGTGAAGTCTGGTATGAGATGGAAGAGCTGGCGGTGATGGGCATTGTTGAAGTGCTCGGCCGCTTGCGCCGATTGCTGAAAATTCGCAAGGATTTGACGCAGCGCTTCACCGAACTCAAGCCTGATGTCTTCGTCGGTATTGATGCGCCAGATTTCAATATCACCTTGGAAGGGAGCCTGAAGCGCGCAGGCATTCGCACCATTCATTACGTCAGTCCTTCTGTATGGGCGTGGCGACAAAAACGCGTGTTCAAAATTGGCCGCAACACCAATCTTGTATTGGCGTTTCTGCCGTTTGAAAAAGCGTTTTACGATCGATTCAACGTACCTTGCCGCTTTATCGGCCACACCATGGCGGATGCCATGCCGCTGCAGCCAGATAAATCGGCGGCGCGACGTGAGCTAGGCATCGCGGAGGATGCGATCTGCCTGGGCTTGCTGCCGGGTAGCCGTGGTGCAGAAGTGGAAATGCTGAGTGCGGATTTCTTGCGTGCGGCGCAGTTGTTGCGTCAGCGTTATCCCGCGCTGGAAATCGTGGTGCCGCTGGTCAATGCCAAACGCCGCGAACAGTTTGAACAGATTAAAGCTGAAGTGGCACCCGAGCTGCCGATGCATTTGCTGGATGGCAAAGGCCGTCAGGCGATGATCGCCAGCGATGCGGCGATTCTCGCATCCGGCACTGCTGCGCTGGAGTGCATGCTGGCGAAATGTCCGATGGTGGTCGGTTACCGCATGAAACCCTTTACCTTCTGGCTGGCGAAGCGTTTGGTGAAAACACCGTACGTTTCATTGCCCAATCTGCTGGCGGGTCGGGAGTTGGTCAAAGAGCTGTTGCAGGAAGAGTGCCAGCCAGAGGCACTGGCGGCTGCGCTGGAACCTCTGTTGCATGCCGGACCAGAGCGCGATGACCTGCTGAATACCTTCAACGAGTTGCATCAACAGATTCGCTGGAATGCTGATGAGCAAGCCGCGGACGCCGTACTGGAGATTGCCAATGGCTGA
- the rnhB gene encoding ribonuclease HII: MADFIYPNAQRIAGVDEVGRGPLVGAVVTAAVILDPANPIIGLADSKKLSEKRRLALYDEIKEKALAWSLGRAEPEEIDQLNILHATMLAMQRAVAGLPVTPDFVLIDGNRCPALTMPSQAVVKGDSLVQEISAASIIAKVTRDREMAELDLLFPEYGFAQHKGYPTALHMEKLTQFGATPHHRRSFAPVRNALIDADVLAARQPTTL; encoded by the coding sequence ATGGCTGATTTTATCTACCCAAACGCACAGCGCATTGCTGGCGTGGATGAAGTGGGGCGAGGTCCGCTGGTAGGTGCCGTTGTTACGGCAGCAGTCATCCTCGATCCCGCGAATCCGATTATAGGGCTGGCCGACTCAAAGAAGCTCTCAGAAAAGCGTCGGCTGGCGCTGTATGACGAGATCAAAGAGAAAGCGCTGGCCTGGAGTCTGGGCCGTGCGGAGCCTGAAGAGATCGACCAGCTCAACATTCTGCACGCCACTATGCTGGCGATGCAGCGTGCGGTAGCGGGTCTGCCTGTTACGCCTGATTTTGTGTTGATCGATGGCAACCGTTGCCCTGCGTTAACGATGCCATCGCAAGCGGTTGTGAAGGGCGATAGCCTGGTACAAGAGATCAGTGCAGCCTCGATCATTGCCAAAGTGACACGCGATCGTGAAATGGCCGAGCTGGATCTGTTGTTCCCGGAATATGGATTTGCCCAGCACAAAGGCTACCCAACTGCGTTGCATATGGAAAAATTGACCCAGTTTGGTGCCACGCCACATCATCGCCGCAGCTTTGCGCCGGTGCGTAATGCCCTGATTGATGCTGATGTGCTGGCCGCGCGCCAGCCGACTACGCTTTAA
- the accA gene encoding acetyl-CoA carboxylase carboxyl transferase subunit alpha, producing MSLNYLDFEQPIAELEAKIDSLKSIGRSDEKHDINLDEEVQRLREKSVELTRKIFSDLGAWQVAQLARHPLRPYTLDYVRNAFDDFDELAGDRAYADDKAIVGGIARLDGRPVMVIGHQKGRETKEKIRRNFGMPAPEGYRKALRLMEMAERFKMPLITFIDTPGAYPGVGAEERGQSEAIARNLREMSGLKIPVICTVIGEGGSGGALAIGVGDKVNMLQYSTYSVISPEGCASILWKSADKAPLAAEAMGITADRLKELKLIDSIIPEPLGGAHRQPVDMAASLKKQLLADLADLDVLSTEELLNRRYQRLMSYGYA from the coding sequence ATGAGTCTTAATTACCTGGATTTTGAACAGCCAATCGCAGAACTGGAAGCGAAAATCGACTCGCTGAAGTCAATTGGCCGTTCGGATGAGAAACACGATATTAATCTGGATGAAGAAGTGCAGCGTCTGCGCGAAAAAAGCGTTGAGCTGACCCGTAAAATCTTCTCCGATTTAGGTGCATGGCAGGTTGCGCAGCTCGCGCGTCACCCGCTGCGCCCTTATACGCTGGACTATGTCCGCAACGCGTTTGATGATTTCGATGAGCTGGCTGGCGACCGCGCTTATGCCGATGACAAAGCGATTGTCGGCGGGATTGCCCGTCTTGATGGTCGTCCGGTGATGGTCATTGGCCATCAGAAAGGCCGTGAAACCAAAGAGAAAATCCGTCGTAACTTCGGTATGCCAGCACCAGAAGGCTACCGTAAAGCGCTGCGACTGATGGAAATGGCTGAACGCTTTAAAATGCCACTGATCACCTTCATCGACACCCCGGGCGCATACCCTGGCGTGGGCGCCGAAGAGCGTGGACAATCAGAAGCCATCGCACGCAACCTGCGTGAGATGTCAGGTCTGAAAATTCCGGTCATCTGTACTGTGATTGGCGAAGGCGGTTCCGGTGGTGCGCTGGCGATTGGCGTGGGCGACAAAGTGAACATGCTGCAGTACAGCACCTACTCGGTGATTTCACCGGAAGGCTGTGCTTCTATTCTGTGGAAAAGCGCTGATAAAGCGCCTTTGGCTGCTGAAGCGATGGGCATCACTGCCGATCGTCTGAAAGAGCTGAAGCTGATCGACTCGATCATCCCTGAACCTCTGGGTGGCGCGCATCGTCAACCAGTGGATATGGCGGCAAGCTTGAAAAAGCAACTGCTGGCGGATCTGGCGGATCTCGACGTGCTGAGCACGGAAGAGCTGCTTAACCGTCGTTATCAGCGCCTGATGAGCTACGGCTACGCGTAA
- the lpxA gene encoding acyl-ACP--UDP-N-acetylglucosamine O-acyltransferase, with product MIDSTANIHPSSVIEEGAVIGANVHIGPFCFVGANVEIGEGTVLKSHVVVNGHTRIGKDNQIYQFASIGEVNQDLKYAGEPTRVEIGDRNRIRESVTIHRGTTQGGNLTKIGSDNLLMVNAHIAHDCVIGNRCIFANNATLGGHVTVDDFAIIGGMTAVHQWCTIGAHVMVGGCSGVAQDVPPYVIAQGNHATPFGINIEGLKRRGFSKEALHAIRNAYKLLYRSGKTLDEVKPEIEELAKQHSEVQPFCDFFARSTRGLIR from the coding sequence GTGATTGATTCAACCGCCAATATTCATCCCAGTTCCGTCATTGAAGAAGGTGCCGTCATCGGTGCCAATGTTCACATCGGCCCGTTCTGCTTTGTCGGCGCTAACGTGGAAATTGGTGAAGGTACGGTGCTCAAATCGCACGTGGTGGTGAATGGCCACACGCGTATCGGTAAAGATAATCAGATCTATCAGTTTGCTTCGATTGGTGAAGTGAACCAGGACCTGAAATATGCCGGTGAGCCGACCCGTGTTGAAATCGGCGATCGCAACCGCATCCGCGAGAGCGTCACCATTCACCGTGGCACTACGCAGGGTGGCAACCTCACCAAAATCGGCAGTGATAACCTGCTGATGGTTAATGCGCATATCGCGCATGACTGCGTGATCGGTAACCGTTGCATCTTTGCCAACAACGCCACGCTGGGCGGTCATGTCACCGTGGATGATTTCGCGATTATCGGCGGGATGACGGCAGTACACCAGTGGTGCACCATTGGTGCACACGTGATGGTTGGCGGTTGTTCAGGCGTAGCGCAGGATGTCCCACCGTACGTGATTGCGCAGGGCAACCACGCAACACCGTTCGGTATCAACATCGAAGGCCTCAAACGCCGTGGCTTTAGCAAAGAAGCACTGCACGCGATTCGCAATGCGTACAAACTGCTGTATCGCAGTGGCAAAACGCTGGATGAAGTGAAACCAGAGATTGAAGAGCTGGCAAAACAACACAGCGAAGTGCAGCCTTTCTGTGACTTCTTTGCCCGTTCGACGCGTGGATTGATTCGTTAA
- a CDS encoding lysine decarboxylase LdcC gives MNIIAIMGPHGAFYKDEPIRELDAALKLQGFQTVYPNNASDLLKLIEHNPRICGVVFDWDDYSMALCSDINQLNEYLPLYAFINTHSQMDVSINEMRMALQFFEYALNAADDIALHIRQYTDEYIDKIMPPLTKALFTYVKEGKYTFCTPGHMGGTAFQKSPVGSLFYDFYGANTLKADVSISVTELGSLLDHTGPHLEAEEYVARTFGAEQSYMVTNGTSTSNKIVGMYAAPAGSTVLIDRNCHKSLTHLLMMSDIIPIWLKPTRNALGILGGIPQREFTRDSIQQKVNQTPRASWPMHAVITNSTYDGLLYNTQYIKETLDVPSIHFDSAWVPYTNFHPIYSGKSGMSGERIPGKVIYETQSTHKLLAAFSQASLIHIKGDYDHDTFNEAYMMHTTTSPSYAIVSSIETAAAMLRGNPGKRLINRSVERALHFRREIQRLREECDGWFFDIWQPEQIDEAECWPIQPGEEDWHGFTHADRDHMYLDPIKVTILTPGMSELGQMAEEGIPAALVAKFLDQRGVVVEKTGPYNLLFLFSIGIDKTKAMSVLRGLTEFKRAYDLNLRVKNMLPDLYAEDPDFYRNMRIQTLAQGIHNLIRQHDLPRLMLKAFDVLPESKMTPHQAFQRQVQGQVETVDIRELVGRVSANMILPYPPGVPLVMPGEMITEESRAVLDFLLMLCTIGRHYPGFETDIHGATLTDDGRYLVRVLREENSR, from the coding sequence TTGAATATTATCGCGATCATGGGACCGCACGGCGCGTTCTACAAAGATGAACCGATTCGTGAACTGGACGCAGCCCTCAAGCTGCAAGGGTTCCAGACCGTCTATCCCAACAATGCCAGTGACCTGCTGAAACTGATTGAACACAACCCGCGTATCTGCGGCGTGGTTTTTGACTGGGACGATTACAGTATGGCGCTGTGCAGCGACATCAACCAACTCAACGAATATCTGCCGCTGTATGCCTTTATCAACACTCATTCGCAGATGGATGTCAGCATTAACGAAATGCGCATGGCGCTGCAATTCTTTGAGTACGCGCTCAATGCCGCTGACGACATCGCCTTGCACATCCGCCAGTACACCGATGAATACATCGATAAAATCATGCCGCCGCTGACTAAAGCGCTGTTCACCTACGTGAAAGAGGGCAAATACACCTTCTGTACGCCGGGCCACATGGGCGGTACCGCCTTCCAGAAAAGCCCGGTGGGCAGCCTGTTCTATGACTTCTACGGTGCAAACACGCTCAAGGCGGATGTCTCCATCTCCGTCACCGAACTGGGGTCTCTGCTCGATCACACCGGCCCGCACCTCGAAGCAGAAGAGTATGTGGCGCGTACATTTGGTGCTGAACAAAGCTATATGGTGACCAATGGCACCTCAACCTCGAACAAAATTGTTGGGATGTACGCTGCACCCGCAGGCAGTACGGTGCTGATTGACCGTAACTGCCACAAATCACTCACCCATCTGTTGATGATGAGCGACATCATCCCGATCTGGCTCAAGCCGACACGCAACGCACTCGGTATTTTGGGCGGTATCCCGCAGCGGGAGTTCACGCGTGATAGCATTCAGCAGAAAGTTAATCAGACACCACGCGCCAGTTGGCCGATGCATGCCGTCATCACCAACTCCACTTACGACGGCCTGTTGTATAACACCCAGTACATCAAAGAGACGCTGGATGTGCCGTCGATTCATTTCGATTCAGCTTGGGTGCCGTACACTAACTTCCACCCGATCTACAGCGGCAAAAGTGGTATGAGCGGCGAGCGTATTCCCGGCAAAGTGATTTATGAAACGCAGTCGACGCACAAACTGCTGGCGGCGTTTTCGCAGGCCTCGCTGATTCACATCAAAGGTGATTACGACCACGACACCTTCAATGAAGCTTACATGATGCACACCACCACATCGCCGAGTTACGCGATTGTCTCATCAATTGAAACGGCGGCGGCGATGCTGCGCGGTAATCCGGGTAAGCGATTAATCAATCGCTCAGTTGAGCGCGCTCTGCATTTCCGTCGTGAGATTCAGCGACTGCGTGAAGAGTGCGATGGCTGGTTCTTCGACATCTGGCAGCCTGAGCAGATTGATGAAGCCGAGTGCTGGCCGATCCAGCCAGGCGAAGAGGACTGGCATGGATTCACCCACGCCGATCGCGATCACATGTACCTCGATCCGATCAAGGTCACGATTCTGACGCCAGGCATGAGTGAATTAGGACAGATGGCGGAGGAGGGCATTCCTGCGGCGCTGGTGGCGAAGTTCCTCGATCAGCGCGGCGTGGTGGTAGAGAAGACCGGGCCGTACAATTTGCTGTTCCTGTTCAGCATCGGTATCGATAAAACCAAAGCCATGAGCGTGCTGCGTGGTCTGACAGAATTCAAACGCGCCTACGATCTTAATCTGCGGGTGAAAAACATGCTGCCGGATCTATATGCCGAAGATCCCGATTTCTATCGCAATATGCGCATTCAGACGTTGGCGCAGGGCATCCATAATCTGATCCGACAACACGATCTGCCACGCCTGATGCTGAAGGCTTTCGACGTATTACCTGAATCAAAAATGACGCCACATCAGGCCTTCCAGCGCCAGGTGCAGGGGCAAGTCGAAACCGTCGATATCCGTGAGTTAGTGGGCCGGGTCTCTGCCAATATGATTCTGCCTTATCCGCCGGGCGTGCCGTTGGTGATGCCTGGCGAGATGATCACGGAGGAGAGCCGTGCAGTGCTCGATTTTCTGCTGATGCTCTGCACTATTGGACGGCACTATCCTGGATTTGAAACCGATATCCATGGTGCAACGCTCACCGACGATGGGCGCTATCTGGTGCGTGTACTACGTGAGGAAAACAGCCGTTAA